A genomic region of Pseudopipra pipra isolate bDixPip1 chromosome W, bDixPip1.hap1, whole genome shotgun sequence contains the following coding sequences:
- the LOC135404840 gene encoding ankyrin repeat domain-containing protein 26-like, which yields MECALSKFAADTKLRGVFDTADAIQRALDKLEKLEKLLRIERRKLRVNEEKGSQSQLEEMKKRYSEKVQEVDRFQREVAELSQQLDREREQCTQLEAKNQALQEELSALRGECENLAMDKCQLQEELAKLHHHLETNVVDRSQLEQCKREVEEQADQEIRQKLQEVNEFLQAQAAHQDTLEEIRTSHVDSLKKQLEDRIRDLERALGRTKSNQAERPFQKESPQAEVDKYKELYLVEAQRRKSLAKKLERATERLAEANTKLFLERHRSRSAVPSSAVSGLLAASPLLDWTLFSPRG from the exons ATGGAGTGcgccctcagcaaatttgcagctgacaccaagctgaggggTGTGTTTGACACAGctgatgccatccagagggccctggacaagctggagaa gctggaaaagcttctgaggaTAGAGAGGAGGAAACTCCGAgttaatgaagagaaaggaagtcagtcccagctggaagaaatgaagaagagatATTCTGAAAAGGTCCAGGAAGTTGATAGATTCCAAAGAGAG gttgctgaactttcccagcagttgGACAGGGAACGTGAACAGTGCACGCAGCTGGAGGCCAAAAATcaggctttgcaagaagagctgtctgCCCTGCGTGGGGAGTGCGAGAACCTGGCCATGgacaaatgccagctgcaagaagagctggcaaaactcCACCATCATTTGGAGACCAACGTGGTGGATCGCAGCCAACTCGAACAGTGTAAAAGAGAGGTGGAAGAACAAGCAGACcaggaaataagacaaaaactccaggaagtcaatgagtttttgcaa gcacaggcagcccaccaggacACATTAGAAGAAATCAGAACCAGTCATGTGGACTCACTGAAAAAACAATTAGAAGACAGAATTAGAGATCTGGAACGTGCACTGGGAAGGACAAAAAGCAAccaagcagaaagaccttttcaaAAGGAATCCCCCCAGGCAGAAGTGGATAAGTACAAAGAGCTGTATCTGGTGGAAgcccaaagaagaaaaagccttgccaagaaactggaaag AGCTACTGAGAGACTTGCAGAGGCCAACACCAAGCTCTTTTTGGAGCGCCACAGAAGCAGATCTGCAGTCCCAAGCAGCGCTGTCAGCGGACTTCTGGCTGCAAGTCCACTTCTGGattggaccttgttttcccccagaggctaa